In Pongo abelii isolate AG06213 chromosome 5, NHGRI_mPonAbe1-v2.0_pri, whole genome shotgun sequence, the DNA window acaggagaaggaaagagagaaagagagagagagagagaaagaaagaaagagagaaagagagaaggaaggagggaggcagggagggagagaaggaagggagggagggagggagtgaaggaaggaaggaaagagaagaaaagagaagagaaaagaaaagaagagaaggaaagaaagaaagaaaccctgcTGGGGACGGCTGGGGAGAACGggtgaggatggggtggggtgacTGTTTTAACTTGGGCTGTGTGGGAGGTGGTAGTTCTGGCCTGGACCAGAAGGCAGTGCATAATGGCTGTGGGagaacagagttttgctcttgctcctCCCTCACTGCCGTGTGCATCAGCACTTGCCCTCTCGCTTGTTCAGATGTCCTTAGCAGTAAACAAGGGCAGTGCAGGAGCCTTCTGCTTGTGAGAAACTGAGAAAAACTGGTAGGGCCGAATGATCTCCACAGCCCTCTCTCCACGCCCAGGGCTAGGGAATAACACTATCGGAAGTGTCTCCTACTAATACTGCTTCCCTGAGGGATGAAGTGGGAAGATCCGACCTGAAGAGTTGTTTTGTGGAAGGTGAAATGTTTAAGTCTCATTTCTAGGTGCCTAGGAATCTCTGGCCTAGGCTTATCCAGCCCATTGTCCTGAGATCATGTGGGTTGTTAAGGACAGGGATCTGGCCATTCTCCTATTCACACTGCTTGATGTGTTAGAATAGCGAACAGTTGCAGGGGAAAAAAGCTCAGAGGCCAAAATAATAATCTGAGAAACATAACCATTAAAAAACCCCAAAGCAATGGATTGTAGATTCAAATAGAAGAAACGTTAGAATAATGAACCAagagctatttttgttttttttctggagacagggtcttgctctgtcatttatACTGAAATGAAGTACaatggatcatagctcactgcagcctccaactcctggactcaagcaatcctcccacctcagcctcccgagtagctaggcatacagactacaggcatgtgccaccatgcccagataattaaaaaaaaactttttgtagaaacaaggtcttcctatgtcacccaggctggaatgcaatggcacaatcagagctcactgcagccttgaactgctggcctcaagtgatcctcccgatcctcccaatcctcctgccttggcctcccaaagtggtacaattataggcatgagccaccatgcccagccccaaggaCTATTTAGACATGTAAAAGTAATGACCAGCTGggttcatatctgtaatcccaatactttgggaggctgaggcagaaggatcacttgaggccaggagtttgagaccagcctgagatacatagtaagaccctgtctctacaaaaaataaaaaattagccatacatggtggcatttgcctgtagtcccagctactcgggaggctgaggtggattactgcttgatcccaggagtttgaggttgcagtgaactgtggtcacaccactgcactccagcctgggcaacagagcaagactccatctcaaaaaaaaaaaaaaagtaataagcaATATGAAATATtaccaatatgaaaaaaaaaccaagaatatattaagaaaactaagcaaaaatTAGAGCTCAAAATTATAACAGGTGTTTAAGAACAAAATAGATGAATTAAATATCAGAACAGATACATTTGGGAGAAAATTAGCTAATTGGTATTCCAGTTTGAGGAAATCTCCCAGAACGCAGGCAAGgacaaagaaataatataaaaagctTCTAGAATAAAACAGAAGAATATACAAAGGAACATAGATTGACAGATTTTTCAACAGCAACAtcatatgcaaaaagaaaatggaagagtgtTTTCAAGACTGAAGGAAATTAAACCTAGCCTTTTCCATAAAACTGTCCTTCAGACATAAAGGCATCATTCTCAGTTACACAGAATCTCAAAAGTTTTGCCTTAAAAACCCTTtaaagggccgggtgtggtggctcatacctgtaaccccagcactttgggaggctgaggcaggcggatcacctgaggttgggattttgagaccagcctgaccaacatggagaaaccctggcccaactaaaaacacaaaattagccaggcacggtggcacatgcctgtaatcccagctactagagaggctgaggcaagagaatcacttgaacccaggaggcggagtttgcggtgagccaagaccgtgccactgcactccagcctgggcaacaagagtgaaactccatctcaaaaaacaaaaacaaacaagaacaaaaacaaatcccCTTTAAAGACCATTTTGGTTGAGgtatttaaataaaagaacagaaaaatccaaaagatgctaaaaaggctgggcacagtggctcacgcctgtaatcccaatgctttgggaggccgaggtgggagaatcgcttgagctcaggagtttgagacaagcctgggcaacatagcaggaactcatctctacaaaaaaataaaacaattagctgggtgtggtggcatacgcctgtggtcctagctacttaggaggaggctgaggcagaggattgtttgagcccaggagtttcaaggctacagtgagctatgacagtgccactgcagcaccccagcctggatgagagtgagatcctgtctcaaaggaGACACTACAAGAGATATATGAAGAAAAAGTGATCAAACACcttgatatatttattattatctttaaaaaataaaatcaatactaTCCCACTCTAGGTAATAGTGATACAATGAGGACAGAGTGAAGCAAATTCCTTTCTTATTGGGGAGAAGATTtggatattaaatatatatatatttttgagacggagtctcactctgtcgcccaggctggagtgcagtggtgcgatctcggctcactgcaacctccacctcctaggttcaagcgattctcctgcctcagcctcctgagtagctgggactacaggcgcccgccaccacgcctggttaattttttctacttttggtagagacagggtttcaccgtgtcagcccggatggtctggatctcctgacctcgtgatccgcccgccttggcctcccaaagtgctaggatgacaggcgtaagccaccatgcccagcactggatattaaatattttaattttttttaaaaaaggattgaAATTAAACagtgaaatatttcaaatgtttagaTTGAGActctgaaatatttaatatttcaattttaatttgaaatatttcagaaagagacctaagtaaaataataacaatacatGTAAACCCAGCAAAATCCATACATATGCTATTTCAAAAAACCTACCTAAAACTTAAAGACATACAAAGGTtgtaaaagatgaaaaagaaacacCATGTGATTATAAACTAAAGAGAGCTGGTGTCATTATATGAGCATcagataaaagagactttaaggAACTTATTTTTGGATGGAAAGATATACACTGAAATAGTGAAAGCTGGTGGCCAATGAAACAAAGTGGTGGGGTCGGGGAGTGGGAGAGGCTAGGGTTTTGATGGCTCTCCAGGTCCTGTGTCTAGTCCCTTGGAAAGCCACCCTAGTTGCTGTCTTTCATTTCCCTAAAATACCCAGATATTCTTccaatcatttctcttttttaaaactcTGGTTGAAGTGGAGATTTCGGTTACTTGTAGCCAAAAGGGTTTTACTACAACAGTGGCCTCTGTAGGTGGTTAGGAAATATCAACTAAAGACAGGCCTGACCACAGTAAGTAGTAGACTCACCATCATCAGGTTTCTTCACAAATTTGACTCCCAGTTCTTCAAACCTTTTACAAGCACTGTATACATCAGGAACAGCAATTCCAATATGACCTTACGTGATACCCCCCGaaaaaagcagagagaaggaagaaataattacAACAGGGTATCCAAGTACCACAAGTAGCTTCCAAAACTTGTTTATTTCAAAACATAAGGCACTTGGGGAACAGACTTAGGTAGGTTCAAAATCTATAATACATTAAAGAACAAATGTAGGTCTAATGGGCTGGGTATAAGTAGTTAATTAGTTGCCctgaattataaattatttaaaattaaccaATATCAGCTCATATACAGTCTAATCAGCTAAGAATAATCGACACCAAAAAACAGTAATCATTTACTAATACTTAATAGGTTTGTGGTTGGCACTGACTATAGCAGCCAGCTGAAGCCTGCAATACTGTCATCTTGATTGAGAGACTGGAGAGCAAGGCAGAAGTGTATGTGCTAGCAGAAACTGGGATTAGTATTAactacagctttttaaaaaaaaaaaagtccactggAAATTAATTCTGAGACTTGAAAGTAAATCACGGTGAGATGGTAAATGTAATATTTAGATCAAGACTCTGAAATTAAACAACTCCTAAATAAGATtatttgtggaaaataaaaataatcatatctCTAATAAATTGATCATACTTAATTAGGACATTAATGTTTTAGGTTTGTTAAaatcataattatatacataatacaaaATCACACAAATCTACAtatatcacataaaaacaggcaaACTTACCAAATCCTCGAGGGTCTGAATTGCCATTGTGGTAACTCTGGGTCTCATCTTCTTCAGTGCCCCAATTGCTAcgaaaggaaggaaaacatagCTACAATGTCCTAGGGAATAGATATTCTGAAAAGAAAGTAACATCTTTGAAATCTTACCATGTTTATATGCTACTTTACATAATTGGCCTAACCCCTGCTACAAAAATATTAAGTTTTCAACTATAGAAAGGACAAATGGCCAAAGTATGATTTTAACTAGACTAAGGAGACAGTAAATACAGGTACTGGACAAGaacaataataagaataataacaatgCTCATTTATTGTGCTAAGTTATTTATATTTCACTTAAACCCTTAAAACAGCTCCATGGGCTAGATGTGAACATCTCCATTTTATTGATGAAACTGCCACTTATTTGTTTAGAGTCACAGACTCATATCTAAGTCTGCCTGATTCCAAAGCTTTATTTTGAATCAAGGGACACAGGAAATCACACACTCTGAAATCAGTCTCTTTTAAAGTGTGCAGATAAACAACGTAAAGAAATTGCCTACATTTTTAAGTGCTCAAGttataaaaataccaaatttgAATGTTAATTATTACAAAATGGTTTGAAGAGTTTTTAAAGGAACACATGATATCACATTTCTGGATCAAAAATgtagcaaaataataaaagaacaaaattttggATTCTGAAAGACTAATTATAATACCTAAAAATTAGTTAGTGACAATCAGGCAAATATCTTACAATTTCAGGGTCTTATATTCTCTATCTAAAAGacaaatgggccaggcgtggtggctcatgcttataatcccagcagtctgggaggctgaggcgggcggatcacttgaggccaggagtttgagaccagcctgggcaacatagtgagaccttgcctctacacctctaccaaaaacaaacaaaaaaaattagctgggtgtggtggcacacatgtgTAGTCCAaggtgctcaggaggctgaggcaggaagactgcctAGAAGTTAGAGGCTTcagagagcctgtctctaaaaaaacagaTCTCATTTGCCCAAGAACAATACAAAGATCAAAAGATGCATGAAAAACACTTCAATATATGATTACAAATGTGAAGTGATTAGGCAGACCTGGTTTGAATTATACTGgtaagtaaacaaaacaaaaaagatttttaaaaactaccttaaaaaatctagaatatatataaatatagaaagtcATACTCACTGTGTCAGCTCAAGTGTAGCTTTTCTGGAGAGCGCCCACGCTATTTTTTCATCTCTATCTTTAGGGATGTCATTTTTATCCTCATAAGCCAAGAAATAGAGTGAAAACTTCATAGCCGGAAAATCACATTTTTGGATTAGCCTGCAATGAAAAAACAACAAGCCTGAATCATTAACAACAGGAAAGGCTAATTCATACTATAATCAACATAACCTAATATTCAAGTTTTACTAAAAAGAAGAGCTATATGTAGTAAGCCTATTTTAATGGAATAAGCAGGAGGAAAAATCAGtgaaaaaatatcattaaaaatgcatctgtaaatatttgaaatacaaaaataaaaacttctgtaACTCATCAATTCTGTAAATATAGTAACATTTAGCTGAAATTATGGTACTTGTTAATAAATAGAAACGGCTATCTCCAAAAGAGAATTGTGTTTATTTgtactgaaaaatataaagaacctTGTTgctatttcatatatatacacacatacaaacacatatataaatatgtcattcagttaaataaacacatttattgagttcttactatGCCAAAACATCTAGGAAAGGAAATTAAGGATAGGTggtaagaaagaaggagaaggacaGACTAGCATCACAGAAGACGTGAATGTCAACAGTAAGGTGGCTAACAGTATCAGATACTGCAGAAAGGTCAAACAGTATTAAGACTAAGAAAAGGTCATGAGATATAGAAAGGTCCCATGAGAGCAATGTCAGCAGCGTGGGGAAGCATCAGCTGGATTACACTGTACTGGGGAGAGAGAATGGCAGGTGAGCAGGTAAAACAGTAGCAAGCATGGCAGTGACAATGCGGAGGTAGGCAAGGGAGCAGAGGGCAAGAAATATTCTAGAACAAAGAAGACTTACGCTTCTCTGAGGGGAAAGAGACAAGTAGAAGAGACTGATGGGAGAGAAACAGTGAATTAATTATGAATCCTGAGGTTTTAAGAAAGATAACTGAAGTCCTGAATCTTAAGTGACTTTAAATGGTATAGGATTATTTGGCAAGGAGTAAGGTGGCATGAGAATGCATATATGATTTTCTTTAGATTATTCAAAGATGACCTTGTTCATAATCAATAAGAGCAAATGGCTGAAGCATATAGCAAATGGAAAGTTTCTAGAGTTCTGCTTccaatcttttatttcattatcacTGCTGTATAATAGACCTTGGCCCACTTAGATCCTTGCATTGACTTATCACAAATAAGATTTACTCTAACATGTTTATAATAAAGTATCAAACACCTCAAACACTCCAATCATGAAAAACAATCTCTGCGTCTACTAAAGCAGACTACACAACCCTCATGGACAAATCAGTTGGGACTGAAGGAAATGAAACTGTTGCAACTTGCTTTTCTCAGCTGTTCAAATCTTCCAGCTTACTGTCAACTTGTACCCTATTTGGGGGCTCTGCACACAAAGTCAACATTAGAGCCCATCAGACAATGGATACAGGTTCCAGCCCTGCCATATGCCAACTGTGGGATTTGGAGCTAGTAACTTCATCTCGTTAAGCTTTGGTTTCTctgtctgtgaaatgggaataaaagcTACCTCCTAAGACTGATGTGAAGACTGAACAAAATAACACTTGAAGTGCCTGGCACAAGTGTTCAataaatctgttttcattttgtccTTTAAACATGTCATAAATATATTCGTAATAcctttttctagaaaaaaaatcacaagaaactGAACAGCAGTTATCTCTGGGGAGAAGAACTTGGGGAGGGAAGtcattacttttcattttgtatttttctgaactggtcaaattttctaaatatagacatatattaATGAATTTTTCTCTCAATGTGAATGGAGGTTATCTAGGCACtaaatttaaagattattttattattcatgtaTCTATATGCTCAAAAGCAAAATGCTCACATAACTTAGGGAAACAAATCAACAATATGacaaaattatttctcaatatacctcagtaaagctggagaaaaaaagaaaaataaacatgctttagaaaaataaatatgcttcAGGACTGCAAGATCAGTGGATATGACCTGTTGAGCAAAAGAAAACACGGCCTAGAAAAATAGAACAGATGATCACTTTTAAGTAAACCCATTGGTTTTCTGAGTAGTAAGTTCTTATTATCTGTAACTTTTCTGAAGTAAACAAGAGGCTAAAAGTGGCCAGAACATCAAAAGGGGTCTGAACACATTAAGGATTTAGCTGGGAGCACTCAGAGAAGGGAGACTGGAGAAAATGCAACTATTTGTGTCTTGTTTTGCCCTTTCAGGCTGGCTGggatagagaagaaaaagaacttaCGAGAGAAGCCCTGTCCAGCCAGGCCTAATCACAGACTCCTGGCCAAAAGAACTTCTGTTACTTCTGAAACAAACTTTAAGATGGGTCTGAAAACACTCTCTAGATTTGCAAAGCTGTATATTTAAACATTAAGGTGCCAATAAGTACTTGACTTACGTCATTCCAAGAACTCTAGTATAAAAATCCAGTGACTTCTTAGGATCCTTCACTCGTAGCATGGTCTGCTGCAATAGAAAATcctatggaaaaatatttatattaaacatCTTTCACTTTTACCATTTATTACCAACATTAATTGTGCTTTCTGTAACAAGATACAAAGACAGTCCACCGTTATAACACAATTGTTAACCTACCACCTACAACTTGCAAGGGCTCTCTGCCCAGTGGTATTTTCTGGTTGCAGGCCCCTGTGTGATGCAAGTCCAAAGTGTCAGAAAGTTTCCACTGCAGGAATGACCTTCAACCAATGGTCAATAAAAAACCTGGCATCCCTGTCCCTTGGTGGGACAATTCAGAGGCAGGTACCACAAAGTCCCTCAAAGAATCCCCAGCAGGATTGAACATCAGTTGCCCACAGTGGTAATCCACTCGTATACACCTATGATCACCCCTTTCTCTCCCTAACTCCACAGAGCTCTCTGTGCCCACTTCTCAAATGACTTAAAACCACACCTTTCTCTCTAGTCTTCTTTGGGGCCACCCAAACTAAGACACTGATTTTACACATAAAGAGGTTGATCActataatatttgttgaatgaaggcatAAATGCCCTTCTAGAACCATTTACTGGTGATCATGCAAATTAGCAAAGAGTTACTCACAAGATCCTAGACTCCTAAATAACTAAAAGGGTAAAAAGTTACTGTTGCTAACACCTTTGGGAAACTGTTCAACTTACTTATCAGGAAACAGAAGGCTTGACTGAGAAAAGGGTAGAAGGTATGTAAATTCATGGAGTCAAGATTATTAATAGCATTAATAATTCTACTTAGGACTTAACTAGGTATAATAACTCCATACGGTATTACTGTCGATATTCATACCCCATGTTGTAGATGAGAAGCTGACACTGAGTAATTAACTGTTTAAGGCCTCTAAGTTTCGGTCTCCCTTTACCACTGGTATGTACCTTCCAGACCATGAGTCTGTGAACCTCACTGGTGCTtcctaacagattttttttttttctgttataccCATGGCTTGACAAAACAGGCCTGAAAATTCTGACCACTTCCTTTGGAGCCACATGCCATCTTTCTCCTATATAACTCACatcatataaaatacaaatatagttCATTCAGCATCATtaggaaattatatttttctcttttgctaaattttaagtaaatgaaaCATACTCTTTTAAGCAttaaaattctcatttaaaacaaaactagCCTAAAAACTACTTTATCTTATTAAAACTGATCttaacaaatataataattaaattctTTATTCGCAGCTTATAATCACATACCAGGCAGGTTACATGTTTCTagaacatttgggttgcttttcTCAGTCAGATGCTACAGTCCTAAAGGTCTCGGTTTTATCAAGCAGCCGAGAAAGAGAAAAGTAGCTCTGCACATCCAAGTGCTGGCCTGGTACTTACAGCTGGGCCTTGGTTTTCTCCTGCTGAACATATATAAAGTCACTCTGTGGCTGCCATGATGtgataccaaaataaaaaaaaaatttaaagcagcaAGATCATCTCCACTTCATATTCTGGTCTAAGCATATATTAAAACAAGGCACTATGAACACTACCAAAATAACAAACATCCTTCTTTCCCAGCTAATATGAGTGGTAGCTGCTTCTCTGTTGGTTACAATGTTTGCTTGAGGAAGCCACCTGCAGGACAAAGTCTTATGTATGATCTTTCAGGCCTgaccacacacaatcacacagacTTTAGCGGGCAGGCCTCATGGGAGAAACCTGTCCTCCCAGCACTGGTTCTCAGTCTCTGGAGGGAGCACTGCAGTCTCTGGAGGGAGGTGCAAGCAAGGACTAAATTCTAAAGATGTCCTTCCTTATTCTCTCAAACACTAACCTAGGTGCTGCTGTGAGAGACTATGAGATGGAATTAAGGTCACTCatccacattggccaggctggtctcaaactcctgaacttgtggtccacccgccttggcctcccaaagtgctgagattacaggtgtgagccactgcacctggccaagaaaacTTTAAAGGTACAATCAAGGATGTTTCTAGTGCATGTCCTACCTGCCTACAATACGATCCTTACAAAACTGTAAAAGTGAGGCAAGGATGTGAACCAAAGGATTAAGGCCCCTTTAAGCACcagtaaatggatttttttttttggtataaggGATGAGAATTGGGTAGAGCTTCATTTTTAACCTAAGGATGTCCAATTgcctcagcaccatttgttgaggcTATCCTTCCTCTGGTGAACAGCTTTTTCATCTTTGTCAAAAAGCTGTTGGGCATACTAGTGTGGGTATATTTtggggttctctattttgtttcaatattctctctctctgccaatACCACAGAGTAGTGATTACTGTAGCTATgtaagtcttaaaatcaggtagACAAATTCTTCCCactttattcttttccaaaatgGTTTGTTATTCTAGTTTTTTTGCCTTTCAATCTAGAATAACTCTGCCTCTGTCTAAAAAAAGCTTGATAAGGAGTATGTTAAACACATATATtgatttggggagaattgacatcctTACTGTGCTGAGTCTTCCAATCATGAACACAATaaatctctccatttattcagaTCTATGACTTTTTGCATCGCCATTGCTGTTTTCAGCATATGTGTCCTGTAAATGTTTATTAGACTTatatctaagtatttcattttattgggCAATTGTAAAtggtactgtatttttaaatttttggtgcCTGTGTGTTctttgctagtatatagaaatgcgattgatttctgtatgtttattttgtacactgcaactttgctgaactcaCTTATGAATTCTGGGAGTTTTCTGTAAATTACTTATTATTCCCTATGTAGACAATCAGGTCATCTTCAAATAAGGAcagtttgatttcttcctttccaacctatatgtctcttatttccttttcttgctttacTGCACTGTCTAGAACTTTCAGCACTTTGTCAAATAAGAGTGGCAAcagcagacatccttgtcttattacCAAAATTAGGGAGAAAGCATCACCATTGAGTGTAATATTAGCTCTAACTTTTCAAGAAAAGCTCTTTATCAAGTTAAAGAAATGCCCcctattcctatttttttctgaacttaaaaaaaaatgaatgagtgctgaattttgtcaaatgccttttctgtacCAACTGATATGATCACGTGATTCTTCTTTACCCTCTTAATATGGTGGATTAtactgactgatttttgtataacgaaccagccttgcatcctagatataaatctcacttggttaaGGTGTATAATTCTTTCTATATATAGTGTTGAATTCTGTTTACTAACATTTTGTCAAgggtttttacatttatatttattagagatattggtctgtagttttcttgtactgtcttcatttgtttttggtatcagggtaatattagCTTTATCAAATGAATTGGGAAGTGTTCTCCTGTCTTCAGTTTTCTGGAAGGGGTTGTGTATAActgatgttaattcttcttttacatttggtagaattctccagtgaaatcaCCTGGGTCTGGACAGATCTTTGGAAGTTTGTTAATCATAAATTCAATTGCCTTAAGTTATAGGACTCATCATATTAGTTCATATTGGATGAGGAATTGGTCCAATtcaagttgtcaaatttatgtatACACAAAGTTGTTTTTAGTATTCCCTTATCTTTCTTATGTCAGAAAGGTCTGTAGTGTATCCCctatttcattcctgatattggtagtttgtgcttctttgttttcattgtcaGTCTTGCTACAGGTTTGTCGATCCTACtcgtcttttcaaagaaccagctctgttttactgattttctgttcttaatttcattaatttctgcttttctatttccttccttctgcttcctttggatttattttgcttttcattttctagtttcttaggaGGAAGCTTACGTTATTAATTTGAGACTTTTCCTCTTTTATAATGTATGCagtcagtgctataaatttccccctttGCACTGTTTAGCTATGAtccctttttcattttcattcagctctctctttctctctctatatatatatttgtattgttttgttttgttttgttttgagacagagtctcgctttgtcgcccaggctggagtgcagtggcccgatctcagctcactgcaagctccgcctccatagttcacgtcattctcctgcttcagcctccagagtagctgggactacaggtgcctgccaccacacccggctaattttttgtgtttttagtagagacggggtttcaccatgttagccaggatggtctcgatctcctgacctcgtgatctgcccgcctcagcctcccaaagtgctgggattacaggcgtgagccaccgcacccagcctcagctcaaaatatttttaaaaatttcccaagaCTTCCTTTTTAATCCatggattatttatttagaaGTGTGCTGTTTAGTTTCCCAGTGCTTGAAGATGTTCTTACTATGTTTCtgctactgatttctagtttaattccactgtggcTGAAGAATACAtcattcaattcttttaaatttgctgaAGTTGGCTTTAGGACCCAGGGCATGGTCTACTTTGGTATATGTTCTATagacacttgaaaaaaaaaggggaattctgttgttgttgggtgGAACATTCTATAAATACTAATTAGATCTTATTTTTTGATGGTATTGCTGAgttcttctgtttccttgttaattttctgtctagttctatCAATCGTTGAAAGAGGAGTGTTGGCTGGGCttcgtggctcatgcttgtaatcccagcactttgggaggccgaggtggctggattgcttgagccctggagttcaagaccagcctaggcaatatactgagaccccatttctacaaaaaatagaaaaatttgctgggtgtggtagcgtaCACATGTAgccccagctcctcgggaggctgaggtaggaggagcccttgaacccgggaagcagagattgtagtcagccgagacagcaccactgcactctagcctgggtgacaggagtgacaccctgtctcaaaaaaaaagaaagagtagtgTTGAGGTCTCCAactataattttagatttttctatttctcctttcagttgtATCAGTTTTGCTTCATGTGTTTCATAGTTCTGCTGTTTAGTAACATACATTTATGATTACTATGTCATCTTGGTCAATCACAACTTTTTTATCACTGTATAATGTACTTCTTATgtctggtaattttctttgccccaaagtctactttatctgatatcaAGATAgccactcctgctttcttttgatgaATAT includes these proteins:
- the GLO1 gene encoding lactoylglutathione lyase; the encoded protein is MAEPQPPSGGLTDEAALSCCSDADPSTKDFLLQQTMLRVKDPKKSLDFYTRVLGMTLIQKCDFPAMKFSLYFLAYEDKNDIPKDRDEKIAWALSRKATLELTHNWGTEEDETQSYHNGNSDPRGFGHIGIAVPDVYSACKRFEELGVKFVKKPDDGKMKGLAFIQDPDGYWIEILNPNKMATLM